The sequence CAAGTCGGCCTGAATGAGCAGAGCCCCACTCAGATCGGCCTCCGTCAAATTAGCCGATCTCAGTACTGTTTGACTTAACTTTGCGCCGCTCAAAAAAGCACCAAATAAATTAGCTTGGGTCAAATTGGCCCCAGTTAAATTGGCCTCGCTGAGATTGGCATTTTGCAAAGTAGCGTGGGACAGATCCACCCCAGTCAGCTCAGCCCGACTGAGATCTATGCCCCCCAACGCAGTGCCCTGCAGATCAGCGCCAGCAAGACTGACCCCTTTAAAGTCTCGTTCGCCTGCGGCGTAGCGGGCTAACAACTCAGCGGTGGTTATTGGTTGGTTAGACGGGATAGCGATCGGCTTGTCTGTCGACATGAATTGACTCCTGGTTTTACTCTAAACCCAGCCTTAGAACTGAAGCATTCCCCTGGGGGAATGCTTCAGTTCTAACCTGAGTTAAGGTTGGCTGGTTCGCTAAATCAGCCCAGGCCCCTTGTGATGCCAATCGTGGGATTCAGCCATGGCTTTGCGGTCACTGGCCCGCTGCTCGGCGTTGGCTTTTTCCACCTCGGCTAAGTCACCTGGGTGCTTGATGTACATGGGCGGTTCAACGGCATAATTATTAATTAACCCTTCCCGGTCAACGGTGTAACCGTCGCGAGTATGAAGTTGTTCAGGGTTTTGCGGATCGTGATCGACATGGCCAAAGGCTTGACCTTCTCGCTGAGCCCGAGCAGCGGTTTCTGCCGGTATCAGGTGCCAGTCATAGTGAGATGGGGTTAAATGGTGATCGCCAGCTGAGTTGTTAATAGCCATTTTATTCACCTCTTGCAATAAATTGAAGCGTCCATTGCAGTGGGATTTGGCCCTTGCCAAGGTGGAAATTACCCTCAGAAAATAACCTTCAGGTTGATTTCATTGTAAAGCCCAAATTAGAGCGCGAAATCTATGGGCAACTTAACGTTTTACTTCGTTGCATTTGTCGGTCAGGCCCTCGCGCAGGGACTAAAAATTCTGCCTTCGGCACCTTGCTTCTGACCACTGGGTAGGCACTGATGGGGGCGGTAGCC is a genomic window of Nodosilinea sp. E11 containing:
- a CDS encoding pentapeptide repeat-containing protein is translated as MSTDKPIAIPSNQPITTAELLARYAAGERDFKGVSLAGADLQGTALGGIDLSRAELTGVDLSHATLQNANLSEANLTGANLTQANLFGAFLSGAKLSQTVLRSANLTEADLSGALLIQADLQDTLMHLTCLSEANLQGSDLTGAKMGGARLWKANLCEANLQGADLSDVNLCEANLCGANLEATDTSECILTGTTMPPGNVHD